Proteins co-encoded in one Carassius gibelio isolate Cgi1373 ecotype wild population from Czech Republic chromosome A15, carGib1.2-hapl.c, whole genome shotgun sequence genomic window:
- the si:ch211-229d2.5 gene encoding zona pellucida-like domain-containing protein 1, whose amino-acid sequence MALLSLLILGVLVKGHLALTPNDCGTSYRRPAYTDIAVFCGTESISLAIQVCPVIYTGYNASLLILNRVASDPSCRGTLDETANPPVVRFNFPLRQLDSCGSVFRTTSAPGTGIFSDFSNIQTVNISGVVRSFDPTIGTVTYNAELSYFYSCAYPLEYLINNTQVDVSSSSIAVIDNNGSFISTLSMRLFKDINYTTPLVIPALGVELRTRIYVQVIAANLTSQYHVLLDRCYASISALPTNSTFFNLFVPCSQDQMTTMLENGNSQKARFSFPAFRFVEQQNQTISTYYLHCITRLCETSTCAQFMQCNRRRRRDTQTATIKDGVSDTTLITSGPIRTQADTCMDLFYLTSSAQKASGNGASVGLGIALAVLVIVGTVAALMAVSFYRKLRMLR is encoded by the exons ATGGCTTTACTCAGTCTGTTGATTTTGGGTGTGCTGGTTAAAGGCCACCTGGCTCTTACTCCTAATGATTGTGGGACTTCCTACAGGCGTCCAG CGTACACCGACATCGCAGTGTTTTGCGGGACCGAGTCTATTAGTTTGGCCATCCAGGTGTGCCCGGTCATTTACACTGGATACAACGCGAGTTTGTTGATTCTCAATCGGGTCGCAAGTGACCCGTCGTGTCGGGGAACGCTGGATGAGACCGCAAATCCCCCGGTTGTGCGCTTCAACTTCCCCCTGAGACAATTAGACTCCTGCGGCAGTGTCTTCCGC ACCACCAGTGCTCCAGGGACCGGCATCTTCTCGGACTTCTCTAACATCCAGACAGTTAACATCAGTGGGGTGGTCAGATCTTTCGACCCCACAATAGGAACAGTGACCTACAACGCCGAGCTGAGCTATTTTTACTCCTGTGCATATCCTCTGGAGTACCTGATCAACAATACACAAGTTGATGT GTCATCCTCCTCCATTGCAGTGATTGACAACAATGGTAGCTTCATCAGCACTTTAAGCATGCGGCTCTTCAAA GATATAAACTACACAACTCCACTCGTTATCCCTGCTCTTGGTGTTGAGCTCAGAACCAGAATCTACGTGCAAGTCATTGCAGCAAACTTGACTTCACA gTATCATGTTCTGCTGGATCGTTGTTATGCCTCTATCTCAGCCTTACCCACCAATTCAACCTTTTTCAACCTATTCGTCCC GTGCTCGCAGGATCAGATGACCACCATGTTGGAGAATGGAAACAGTCAGAAGGCTCGCTTTAGCTTCCCGGCCTTCCGCTTTGTCGAGCAGCAGAACCAGACCATTTCCACCTACTACCTCCACTGCATCACCAGACTTTGTGAAACCAGCACTTGCGCCCAGTTCATG CAATGCAACAGGAGGAGGAGACGAGACACGCAGACAGCGACAATAAAAGATGGCGTCTCGGACACCACCCTCATCACCTCAGGACCTATTAGGACTCAAGCAGACACATGTATGGATCTCTTCTACCTCACT AGCAGCGCACAGAAGGCCAGTGGTAATGGGGCATCTGTAGGACTGGGCATCGCTCTGGCCGTCCTCGTCATTGTGGGCACCGTTGCTGCCCTCATGGCCGTATCATTTTACCGCAAACTCAGGATGCTGCGTTAA
- the zpld1b gene encoding zona pellucida-like domain-containing protein 1 gives MEWICVPLLLFSGIHFGFTQFSGFNCDPNYHSRFPGERDISVYCGIQTITLKINLCPVLYSGYTDADLALNGRHADVQCRGFINNNTFPTAVLFSISLSTLESCGNTLEVSTSQSFNAYGNISRVQMGNISGYIDTPDPPTVISYLPGLVYKFSCSYPLEYLLNNSQLAASSATISVKENNGTFLSTLSLVLYNDSTFSQLISIPMSGLSLKTHVFAAVKATNLDRRWNVLMDHCYATPSGNPNDGIRYDLFFGCYKDPQTTVFENGKSQMGRFAFEVFRFVKHKNQKMSTVFLHCITKLCRADDCTILIPICGKRRRRDTVDEHVVSGSSSGDAVITAGPIITRRDESPVNNSQLVSGSSQHLNAVTSALISGVSVLGVTCLGLFVLFLRLLRKPSPSGLTGVWNPSFR, from the exons GTGAGAGAGATATCAGCGTATACTGTGGCATTCAGACAATCACACTAAAGATTAACCTCTGTCCTGTGCTGTACTCTGGATACACTGATGCTGACTTGGCCCTGAACGGTCGTCATGCAGATGTCCAGTGCCGAGGCTTCATAAACAACAACACCTTCCCCACGGCTGTGCTCTTCAGTATCAGCCTGAGCACACTGGAGTCCTGTGGAAACACGCTGGAG GTTTCTACATCTCAAAGCTTTAATGCATATGGGAACATCTCCAGGGTACAGATGGGTAATATATCGGGCTACATTGACACCCCAGACCCTCCAACTGTTATCAGCTACCTGCCAGGTCTGGTGTATAAATTCAGCTGCAGTTATCCTCTGGAGTACCTGCTCAACAACAGCCAGCTGGCAGC CTCATCTGCTACAATATCAGTGAAGGAAAATAATGGCACTTTCCTGAGCACTCTCAGTTTGGTGCTTTACAAT GACTCAACCTTCAGTCAGCTGATCTCTATACCAATGTCCGGCCTGTCCTTGAAGACTCATGTGTTTGCTGCAGTCAAGGCTACAAATCTGGACAGGAG GTGGAATGTTCTGATGGATCACTGTTACGCAACCCCCTCTGGGAACCCTAATGATGGGATACGCTATGACCTTTTCTTTGG GTGCTACAAGGATCCACAGACCACTGTATTCGAGAACGGGAAAAGTCAAATGGGCCGCTTTGCGTTTGAGGTTTTCCGTTTTGTGAAACATAAGAACCAGAAGATGTCCACTGTGTTTCTGCACTGTATCACAAAGCTGTGTAGAGCAGATGACTGCACAATACTAATTCCG ATCTGTGGAAAACGCAGGAGGAGAGACACTGTGGATGAACATGTGGTATCAGGTTCATCCTCAGGGGATGCCGTCATTACCGCAGGGCCTATAATCACTAGGAGGG atGAATCTCCAGTCAACAATTCACAACTTG TGAGCGGATCCTCGCAGCATCTGAATGCTGTAACCAGTGCCTTGATATCAGGTGTGTCTGTGTTAGGTGTGACGTGCCTGGGCCTCTTCGTCCTCTTCCTCAGGCTGCTCAGGAAGCCCAGCCCTTCTGGTCTGACAGGGGTCTGGAACCCCAGCTTCAGATGA